One segment of Nostoc piscinale CENA21 DNA contains the following:
- the acsF gene encoding magnesium-protoporphyrin IX monomethyl ester (oxidative) cyclase, producing the protein MVDSVATPEPQLLKPGIKAPVAETLLTPRFYTTDFDAVARLDISANEAEIKAVIDELRADYNRHHFVRDDEFKQSWDHITGEKRRAFIDFLERSCTSEFSGFLLFKELSRRLKKNNPLLSQAFEYLARDEARHAGFLNKSMADLNLSLDLNFLTKNRTYTFFPPEWIIYTVYLSEKIGYWRYILVHQHMQEHPEYQFYPLFRKFESWCQDENRHGDFFKALLRSQTKLWKSWTAKLWVRFFLLTVFATHTMTVFERASFYETIGIHPRKYNNRVIQETNNTSARAFPLILNTNHPLFFWRLEQCSENNLKIAAIKNSNQPGIVKFFQQIPPVVAILWHMLQLYLIKPIETEATRGTVL; encoded by the coding sequence ATGGTCGATTCAGTTGCAACCCCAGAGCCACAATTGCTAAAGCCTGGTATTAAAGCGCCTGTTGCAGAAACTTTATTAACACCCAGGTTTTACACTACAGACTTTGATGCAGTGGCGAGATTGGATATATCGGCTAATGAGGCTGAAATCAAGGCTGTGATTGATGAACTGCGGGCTGATTATAACCGCCATCACTTTGTGCGTGATGATGAGTTTAAGCAATCATGGGATCACATTACCGGAGAAAAACGCCGCGCCTTTATTGACTTTTTAGAACGCTCTTGTACTTCGGAGTTTTCTGGATTTCTTTTATTTAAAGAACTATCACGTCGCCTGAAAAAAAATAATCCGTTGCTTTCTCAAGCCTTTGAATACTTGGCGCGGGATGAGGCTCGTCATGCAGGGTTTTTGAATAAATCAATGGCAGATTTGAATCTGTCACTAGATTTAAACTTTTTAACCAAAAACCGCACATATACGTTTTTCCCGCCAGAGTGGATTATTTACACAGTTTACCTATCGGAGAAAATTGGTTATTGGCGGTATATCTTAGTGCATCAGCACATGCAGGAGCATCCAGAATATCAGTTTTATCCGTTGTTCCGCAAGTTTGAGAGTTGGTGTCAAGACGAAAATCGCCACGGAGATTTCTTTAAAGCATTGTTGCGATCGCAAACTAAACTCTGGAAAAGTTGGACAGCAAAATTGTGGGTGCGGTTCTTTTTGTTGACTGTGTTTGCTACCCATACAATGACTGTATTTGAACGCGCATCATTCTACGAAACCATTGGTATCCATCCTCGTAAATACAACAACAGAGTTATTCAAGAAACAAACAACACTTCCGCACGGGCATTTCCCCTCATCTTGAATACAAATCACCCGCTATTTTTCTGGCGCTTAGAACAGTGTTCAGAAAATAATTTGAAAATTGCGGCAATTAAGAACAGTAATCAGCCAGGTATAGTGAAATTCTTCCAACAAATTCCGCCAGTTGTTGCTATTCTTTGGCACATGCTACAGCTATATCTAATTAAACCAATTGAGACCGAAGCTACACGCGGTACAGTTCTTTAA